The window GAAAGGGGGCATTAGCGGCGTTAGTGGGGTCCTGGTTGATGTCACGGACCGCAAGCGGGCCGAGGGGCGAAGCCGCCTTCAGGCGGCGGCGCTGGAAGCGGCTGCGAACGGTATCATCATCACTGATCGCGACGGGACGATCAGATGGGTCAACCCGGCCTTTACGCGGCTGACCGGCTATACCGCCGAGGAGGCCATCGGCCGGAACCCGCGTGTACTCAAATCCGGCACGCATGATCAGGCGTTCTATCACAACCTGTGGGAGACTATTCTTTCCGGCAGAGTATGGCAAGGCGAGATCGTTAATCGCCACAAGGATGGCAGCCTCTACACCGAGGACCAAACCATTACGCCCGTGCCGGACGAACGCGGGGAGATCGCGCATTTCATCGCCATCAAACAGGAGATCACCGAGCGCCGACACCTCGAAGACCGCCTTCGCCAGGCGCAAAAGCTGGAGGCCATCGGTCTGCTGGCCGGGGGGATCGCGCACGACTTCAACAACCACCTGAACGGGATTATCGGCTTTGCAGAACTGGCCTTGGGGCAAATGCCCTCGGACAGCAAGGAACACCGTTACGTCAGCCGGGTACCGGCGATAGGCCGCCAAGCCGCGGAGCTTGTGAGCCAGATGTTGACCTTTGCGCGGAAGGCCCCGCTGCATCGGCAGCCGCTGAACCTGGACGCGCTGCTCCAGGAGACGGTAAGCATCTTGCGGCGAACACTGCCCGAGACGATCACGATCAAGTTGGAGCCTACCGACGAGCCCCTCACCGTCAATGCCGATAGCGCCCTGGTGCAGCAGATTCTGCTCAACCTGGCCACCAACGCCCGGGATGCCATGCCCCACGGGGGGACCCTGACCCTTCGGCTGACGCCGGTTACGCTGATCAAGGCGAGCCTGGGCAGCCACCCGGAACGCCGCACGGGCGCCTTCGCCTGTCTGACCGTGGCCGATACCGGGACCGGCATCCCGGTCGCCATCCGGGATCGAATCTTCGAGCCCTTCTTTACGACCAAAGAGACCGGCCATGGGACCGGCTTGGGCCTGGCCTCGGTCTACGGGATCGCCCACCAGCACGATGGCTGGATCGAGGTGGAGACCGCCGAAGGCCAAGGGAGCGCCTTCCACGTCTTCTTCCCCCTGATTCCCCCTGCGGTAACAGCCGTATCCTCGGTCGAGAAGGCGCTGCCGCGGGGGACCGAGACGCTCCTGCTCGTGGAGGACAACCCGATGGTCCTGGAGTTGGGAGAACTCCTGCTCAGCGACCTTGGATACACCGTCCTCAGCGCTGCGGATGGCGTCGAGGCGTTGGACGTTTTTCGGACCCACCCGGACATTGCGTTGGTCCTCACCGACGCGATTATGCCCCGGATGGGGGCGGCAGCCCTGATCCCGGCCCTGCGCGCTCTCAATCTCGACATTAAAGTACTGGTTGCTACGGGCTATGCCCCAGACGAGATCCAGCATAGTCTTGAAGACGCTGGGGTTACCGGTTATGTTCAAAAGCCGTTTGCTCAAGCCAACTTGGCTGCTGCGGTGCGCGCAGCCATTGACGGGCCGGCAGATGCCGGGCGCTTATCGGAAAGTTCAGGCGCGACCACCTGAGGGAAGCCTGACCGTTCCATTATCGAACGGCCTTTTCTCTCCATGGATCAGAGACATGCTCGGAACGGCTTGATACCCGGAGACTGCCATGGACACACAATTTGTTGCTATCACGCTGCACCGAATTGCCGGAAAGCTGGTCTGCGGCGCCGTGACCCTGATCCGGCAGCCGGATCGTTCCTGGCAGGGCAAGTGCGGTAAGTGCGGGGAGGAGTTCCGGGTAGAGCCGGACGCCCGGTTCGAAGGGCGGGTCTGCGCCATGAGGAACTGACCGACGCTGAACATCGAGTTGAAAGCGCGCCTGCGAACTGACAGCGCACAAACCAGTATGACAAGCCGACATCGCTGAAAGTAAGCGGGGGAGCAGGCCATGCGGGAAGGCAACGAAAAGTGTTGTGTCCTTGTTAATGAGATTGACGACGGGCTGTTTGTAGTAGACGCTCAAGGCGTCATCACCTTTGCGAACCGAGCGCTGGCCAGGATTCATGGAGCTGAAAACCCGCAACACCTTGTCGGTCGCCGCCTGTTTGAATTTATTGTCCCCGCCGACTTGAGCCGCGTCAGGGAACGGTTTCGCTGTGACCTGGCGACAGGAGACCCTG of the Candidatus Methylomirabilis lanthanidiphila genome contains:
- a CDS encoding Histidine kinase; translation: MREGEDECCVLVNEINDGLFMVDAQGVITFANRALAKIHGLESPEQLVGRRFLEFIAPIELHRVKELFTRALETGTTAEAVETQIVRSEGESAFIEVRSVPVLEDGRVVGLRGVLRDVTARKRSEVALRETYDLLMAVIEASPAGITILDREGNVRLWSPAAERMFGWRKTEVLGRPLPIIPPTRREEYLALLNRALAGESIAGVEVVRQKKDGSLVNISLWTAPLRDEKGGISGVSGVLVDVTDRKRAEGRSRLQAAALEAAANGIIITDRDGTIRWVNPAFTRLTGYTAEEAIGRNPRVLKSGTHDQAFYHNLWETILSGRVWQGEIVNRHKDGSLYTEDQTITPVPDERGEIAHFIAIKQEITERRHLEDRLRQAQKLEAIGLLAGGIAHDFNNHLNGIIGFAELALGQMPSDSKEHRYVSRVPAIGRQAAELVSQMLTFARKAPLHRQPLNLDALLQETVSILRRTLPETITIKLEPTDEPLTVNADSALVQQILLNLATNARDAMPHGGTLTLRLTPVTLIKASLGSHPERRTGAFACLTVADTGTGIPVAIRDRIFEPFFTTKETGHGTGLGLASVYGIAHQHDGWIEVETAEGQGSAFHVFFPLIPPAVTAVSSVEKALPRGTETLLLVEDNPMVLELGELLLSDLGYTVLSAADGVEALDVFRTHPDIALVLTDAIMPRMGAAALIPALRALNLDIKVLVATGYAPDEIQHSLEDAGVTGYVQKPFAQANLAAAVRAAIDGPADAGRLSESSGATT